Proteins from a genomic interval of Parvibaculum sp.:
- a CDS encoding tyrosine recombinase XerC — protein MSRYQPRHQPILPTDDSPASAGTPVDKDGAEAGHGLFVATTTWLSYLAAERRLSPKTVEAYGRDLRQFLTFLTEYQGEPASLRTIAALGPADIRAFLAARRRDGIGSHSLMRQLAALRSFARHLERSGAGNASAFAAVRGPKVKKNLPRPLAVTAAKAVTTIESRAGDDRAEWILARDAAVLALLYGCGLRISEALGLQRRHAPVDGQMDIAVTGKGGKTRGVPVLPQVSRAIADYIAACPHPLPPEGPLFVGTRGGPLSPRIVQLVMENLRGALGLPASATPHALRHSFATHLLGRGGDLRAIQELLGHASLSTTQNYTKVDAARLLAAYDAAHPRA, from the coding sequence ATGTCGAGATATCAGCCGAGACATCAGCCGATCCTGCCCACCGATGATTCGCCCGCTTCGGCCGGCACGCCGGTGGACAAGGACGGCGCGGAGGCCGGGCATGGTCTGTTCGTGGCGACCACGACGTGGCTCTCCTATCTCGCCGCCGAGCGCCGCCTGTCGCCCAAGACCGTTGAAGCCTATGGGCGTGATCTCAGACAATTCCTGACCTTCCTGACCGAATATCAGGGAGAGCCGGCCAGCTTGCGCACCATCGCGGCGCTTGGGCCGGCCGATATCAGGGCTTTCCTCGCGGCCCGACGGCGCGATGGCATCGGCAGCCACTCCCTCATGCGCCAGCTTGCGGCGCTGCGCTCCTTCGCCCGGCATCTCGAACGGAGCGGCGCGGGCAACGCGTCGGCCTTCGCGGCGGTGCGGGGTCCCAAGGTGAAGAAGAACCTGCCGCGTCCGCTCGCGGTCACGGCGGCGAAGGCCGTTACGACGATCGAGAGCCGGGCCGGCGATGACCGGGCGGAGTGGATCCTGGCACGCGATGCGGCCGTGCTGGCGCTGCTCTACGGGTGCGGCTTGCGTATCAGCGAGGCGCTTGGCCTCCAGCGCCGTCACGCGCCCGTCGATGGGCAGATGGACATCGCGGTGACGGGCAAGGGGGGCAAGACGCGCGGCGTGCCCGTGCTGCCGCAGGTATCGCGTGCCATCGCGGACTATATCGCGGCCTGCCCCCATCCCCTGCCGCCGGAAGGTCCGCTCTTCGTGGGCACACGTGGTGGTCCGCTGTCGCCGCGTATCGTCCAGCTCGTCATGGAGAACCTGCGCGGCGCGCTCGGGCTGCCCGCCAGCGCGACGCCGCACGCCTTGCGGCATTCCTTCGCGACGCATCTGCTCGGTCGCGGGGGGGATCTCAGGGCCATTCAGGAGCTGCTGGGCCACGCGTCCCTGTCAACGACGCAGAACTACACGAAGGTTGACGCGGCGAGGCTGCTCGCGGCCTACGACGCCGCCCATCCAAGAGCTTAA
- a CDS encoding primosomal protein N', giving the protein MSITEASPTINASSGQVADVLVPVALDTAYSYKVPASLTLSAGDVVVVPLGPRETVGVVWETRPGEGGNLKAVVGRVDTTPMGPALRKLVEWIAWYTVSPRGLALRLALRVPDPSRPEALRVGVRLAGPPPARMTPGRQRVLALAQDGLVFTKKALAEEAAVSQAVVNGLIDEGTLETVALAQEPVALPPNPAFAQASLSAAQQETADALRQTVGEGVFSVTLVEGVTGSGKTEVYFEAIAEALARGKQALILMPEIALTAQFLERFASRFGVRPAEWHSGVAARRRERIHLGVASGEVRVVVGARSALFLPFRELGIIVVDEEHETAYKQEDNVQYHARDMAVVRGRIENFPVVLTSATPSIETKVNAQSGRYRYLTLPERFGGRAMPTIRAIDLRRSPAARDHWLSPPLVEAMRETIDQGEQTLLYLNRRGYAPLTLCRSCGHRFQCPNCSAWLVEHRYRRALVCHHCGHVERRPDSCPSCGTVDALTACGPGVERLAEEVAEHFPDKRSIVLSSDMPGGTERLREELQAVANGEFSIVIGTQLVAKGHNFPGLTLVGVVDADIGLANGDPRAAERTFQLLQQVTGRAGRFEKPGRALIQTFQPDHPVLQALLSGNAERFYREEIAQREAAGLPPFGRLAGIIVAAPDRNEAEAHARALARTAETPPDVHVFGPAEAPLALVRGRYRFRLLVRATRETDLQGYLRAWIGRAPRPPQRIRVTIDVDPQSFL; this is encoded by the coding sequence ATGAGCATCACCGAGGCAAGCCCCACGATCAATGCATCGTCCGGCCAGGTCGCAGACGTGCTCGTGCCCGTCGCGCTTGATACGGCCTATTCCTACAAGGTCCCGGCGAGTCTCACCCTGAGCGCGGGTGATGTGGTCGTGGTGCCGCTCGGGCCGCGCGAGACCGTTGGCGTGGTATGGGAGACACGGCCCGGCGAAGGCGGCAACCTCAAGGCGGTTGTTGGTCGCGTCGATACGACGCCCATGGGCCCGGCCTTGCGGAAGCTCGTCGAATGGATCGCCTGGTACACCGTGTCGCCGCGCGGCCTTGCCCTGCGGCTCGCGCTGCGCGTGCCCGACCCGAGCCGCCCGGAAGCGCTCCGCGTTGGTGTGCGGCTGGCCGGGCCACCACCGGCCCGGATGACACCGGGGCGGCAGCGCGTGCTGGCGCTGGCGCAGGACGGGCTCGTCTTCACCAAGAAGGCGCTGGCCGAAGAAGCGGCGGTGAGCCAGGCCGTGGTCAACGGCCTGATCGATGAAGGCACGCTGGAGACGGTGGCGCTGGCGCAGGAACCGGTCGCGCTGCCACCGAACCCCGCCTTTGCCCAAGCGAGCCTTTCCGCCGCGCAGCAGGAAACGGCTGATGCCTTGCGCCAGACCGTCGGCGAAGGTGTGTTCTCGGTCACGCTGGTGGAGGGCGTGACGGGTTCCGGCAAGACGGAAGTCTATTTCGAGGCCATCGCCGAGGCTCTGGCGCGCGGCAAACAGGCGCTCATCCTGATGCCGGAAATCGCCCTCACCGCCCAGTTTCTGGAGCGCTTCGCCAGCCGCTTCGGGGTGAGGCCAGCCGAGTGGCATTCGGGCGTCGCCGCGCGCCGGCGTGAGCGCATCCATCTCGGCGTGGCAAGCGGCGAGGTGCGCGTGGTCGTCGGCGCGCGCTCGGCCCTGTTCCTGCCCTTCCGCGAGCTCGGCATCATCGTGGTCGATGAGGAGCATGAGACGGCCTACAAGCAGGAAGACAATGTGCAATACCATGCCCGCGACATGGCCGTGGTGCGCGGGCGCATCGAGAATTTTCCCGTTGTTCTGACCTCGGCGACACCATCGATCGAGACCAAGGTCAACGCCCAGTCCGGACGCTATCGCTATCTCACCCTGCCGGAGCGTTTCGGCGGCCGCGCCATGCCGACGATCCGCGCGATCGACCTGCGCCGCAGCCCCGCCGCGCGCGACCACTGGCTGTCGCCACCGCTCGTGGAGGCCATGCGCGAGACGATCGACCAGGGCGAGCAGACGCTGCTCTATCTCAACCGCCGTGGCTATGCGCCGCTGACGCTCTGCCGCTCTTGCGGACATCGCTTCCAATGCCCGAATTGTTCAGCCTGGCTGGTTGAGCATCGCTACCGACGCGCACTGGTCTGCCATCACTGCGGCCATGTGGAACGTCGGCCGGACAGTTGCCCGTCCTGCGGCACCGTGGATGCGCTGACGGCCTGCGGCCCCGGCGTGGAACGGCTGGCGGAGGAAGTCGCGGAGCATTTTCCGGACAAGCGCAGCATCGTCCTGTCGAGCGACATGCCGGGTGGCACGGAGCGGTTGCGCGAGGAACTCCAGGCCGTGGCCAACGGCGAATTCAGCATCGTCATCGGCACCCAGCTCGTGGCCAAGGGGCATAATTTCCCGGGGCTCACGCTGGTCGGCGTCGTCGATGCCGATATCGGGCTCGCCAATGGCGACCCGCGTGCCGCCGAGCGCACCTTCCAGCTCCTGCAGCAGGTGACGGGGCGCGCCGGTCGTTTCGAGAAACCCGGCCGCGCGCTCATCCAGACCTTCCAGCCGGATCATCCCGTGCTGCAGGCGCTCTTGTCCGGCAATGCCGAACGCTTCTACCGGGAAGAGATCGCCCAGCGCGAGGCGGCGGGCCTGCCCCCGTTCGGACGGCTTGCCGGCATCATCGTGGCGGCCCCCGACCGCAACGAGGCGGAGGCCCATGCCCGCGCGCTGGCGCGCACCGCCGAGACACCGCCGGACGTGCATGTGTTCGGCCCCGCCGAGGCGCCGCTGGCTCTGGTGCGCGGCCGCTACCGGTTCCGGCTTCTGGTGCGCGCCACCCGCGAGACCGACCTGCAGGGCTATCTGAGGGCGTGGATAGGGCGCGCGCCGCGCCCGCCGCAACGCATCCGCGTCACCATCGACGTCGATCCGCAGAGCTTTCTGTAG